A portion of the Cryptomeria japonica chromosome 5, Sugi_1.0, whole genome shotgun sequence genome contains these proteins:
- the LOC131042732 gene encoding uncharacterized protein LOC131042732 yields MTIGRKSLIATLSVVVMLLSANQSHSRRVVRCRGSRFARCNGQRVPCPQQCPDTCQMDCETCKAVCSCDKPGGVCQDPRFIGGDGIMFYFHGKKDKDFCLVSDSDVHINAHFMGKRGKGMGRDFTWVHSIGLLFCGTHRFFLGAKKVATWNDSLDQLAIALDGKSITLPQDEGASLSVSPLKMIITRLHPNNEVSVEVEDKFKITARVVPITPEESRIHSYGITSDDCFAHLELSFKFYSLSPHVTGVLGQTYATDYTSPINVGLPMPVMGGKEKYLSSNLFATDCKVSRFRGEVEEEKIQDFSILDLNWVAVAWSAAGRQIHIYTDTVHASRNKLPTAKNNLVDFMQSVTINNKCYYLSLLACLFSVQYTHFAFSSFILFICSISIHINYCDYPDTN; encoded by the exons ATGACGATCggtagaaaatctttaattgctaCTCTTAGCGTTGTTGTGATGCTACTAAGTGCAAACCAATCGCACTCAAGGAGGGTGGTGAGATGTCGTGGTTCGAGATTCGCGAGGTGCAATGGACAGAGAGTACCCTGTCCCCAACAGTGCCCGGATACCTGTCAGATGGACTGCGAAACCTGCAAGGCCGTCTGCA GCTGTGATAAGCCAGGGGGTGTATGCCAGGATCCTCGCTTTATCGGGGGAGATGGCATAATGTTCTATTTTCACGGTAAGAAAGATAAGGACTTCTGTTTGGTGTCCGACTCAGACGTCCACATCAATGCGCACTTCATGGGAAAGAGAGGAAAAGGCATGGGAAGAGACTTCACGTGGGTGCACTCCATCGGACTGCTCTTCTGTGGAACTCATCGGTTCTTCCTTGGAGCCAAAAAGGTCGCCACATGGAATGATTCCCTCGACCAGCTAGCGATAGCTCTGGATGGAAAATCCATAACACTTCCCCAAGACGAGGGTGCTTCTCTTTCTGTCTCTCCATTGAAAATGATTATCACTCGCCTCCACCCTAACAATGAGGTGAGTGTTGAAGTGGAGGACAAGTTTAAGATCACAGCACGGGTTGTGCCCATCACTCCAGAGGAGTCTCGGATTCACAGTTATGGAATTACCTCTGACGACTGCTTTGCGCATCTGGAGCTGAGCTTCAAATTCTATTCCCTTAGTCCCCATGTGACCGGAGTTCTTGGACAGACATACGCAACTGACTACACAAGCCCCATCAATGTGGGTCTTCCAATGCCAGTAATGGGAGGTAAAGAAAAGTATTTGAGCAGCAACCTCTTCGCCACTGACTGCAAAGTGTCTCGATTTAGAGGAGAAGTAGAAGAAGAGAAGATCCAGGACTTCTCCATCCTCGATCTCAACTGGGTGGCAGTGGCATGGTCTGCCGCAGGTAGACAGATCCATATATATACAGACACTGTTCACGCTTCACGCAATAAACTTCCCACCGCGAAAAATAATCTTGTGGATTTCATGCAATCAGTAACCATCAATAATAAATGTTATTATCTTTCTCTACTGGCATGTTTATTTTCTGTTCAGTATACACATTTTGCATTCTCCTCTTTTATCCTTTTCATTTGCTCCATTTCAATTCACATAAACTACTGCGATTACCCTGACACAAATTAA